In one window of Chryseobacterium sp. JV274 DNA:
- a CDS encoding OsmC family protein, protein MKITLNRINDDFLFECTNAQGNSILLDNTSQPGAKGVSPMESVLMAVAGCSGIDVVSILKKQRQDIKSFQAEVEGERVQVDEAKPFKSINVKFLLEGEIDPKKALKAAELSFEKYCSVSKTLEPNVEIGYEVYVNGEKI, encoded by the coding sequence ATGAAAATTACACTTAACAGAATAAACGACGATTTTTTATTTGAATGTACAAATGCACAAGGAAATTCTATTCTTCTGGATAATACTTCCCAGCCGGGAGCAAAAGGCGTTTCTCCAATGGAAAGTGTACTGATGGCAGTCGCGGGCTGCAGCGGAATTGATGTGGTTTCTATTTTAAAGAAGCAGCGTCAGGATATCAAAAGTTTTCAGGCAGAAGTAGAAGGAGAAAGAGTACAGGTAGATGAAGCAAAACCTTTTAAATCCATTAATGTTAAGTTCCTTTTAGAAGGAGAAATTGATCCTAAAAAAGCATTAAAGGCAGCAGAACTTTCTTTTGAAAAATACTGTTCCGTATCAAAAACGTTAGAACCGAATGTAGAAATCGGATATGAAGTCTATGTAAACGGAGAAAAAATTTAA
- a CDS encoding MGH1-like glycoside hydrolase domain-containing protein encodes MTAEKERLQDTKWKNWGPYVSNRQWGNVREDYSSNGNAWDFTNHNNAESYAYRWGEEGIAGISDVKQLFCFAFSFWNKKDKMVKERFFGLSNPQGNHGEDIKEIFYYLDNTPTHSYMKMVYKYPINEFPYDDLVIENGKRSKKEPEYEIFDTGIFDNDEYFDIFIEYCKADHNDILARVTVCNRSQHEAPILVAPTIWFRNNWKWGYNTYKGEVNASHDGSINIGHDSISIKKLYSRNSNAQSVFCDNETNTSKLYGAPKAENTYFKDGINNFIIHQGDTVNPEKRGTKASFLIDEIIDAGESKVFEFRLSPDEMDEPFDSFDHIFNIRQAEAEEFYNDIQNDTVNEDERNVQRQAFAGLLWNKQFYHYNIGKWLKGDPNFEAPRNFNEYVRNTEWNHLHNKDIISMPDKWEYPWYATWDLAFHCVPFSIIDAEFSKGQLLLLTKEWYMHPNGQLPAYEWNMSDVNPPVHAWSCFRVFKIDEKNNGKPDLLFLEKVFQKLLLNFTWWVNRKDKNGKNIFGGGFLGLDNIGAFDRNMELKDGQHLEQADGTSWMAMYALNMMRIAMELAQYYQVYEDMAIKFFEHYLYIAEAMENLGEGTKGLWNEEDGFFYDVLQLGNGDSVSLKLRSIVGLIPLFAVEIVDHRLLEKMPNFKTRMEWILKNKPELTKLVSHWDEEGQGRKHLMSILRKNRLTKVLTRMLDEKEFLSSYGIRAMSKVYEENPFVFSVHGAENMVYYTPAESDSRMFGGNSNWRGPIWFPINFLIVESLQRFHYYYGNSLKVEFPTGSGDKRNLDEVAQNISKRLCSIFLKDEHGQRAFNGGNPKFNYDEHFRDYITFFEYFHGDNGRGVGASHQTGWTATVAKLIKPRLTF; translated from the coding sequence ATGACCGCCGAAAAAGAAAGATTACAAGATACTAAATGGAAAAACTGGGGACCTTATGTAAGCAACCGACAGTGGGGAAATGTACGTGAAGATTACAGCTCAAACGGGAATGCCTGGGATTTTACCAATCATAATAATGCTGAAAGCTATGCTTACCGCTGGGGAGAAGAAGGCATCGCCGGAATTTCTGATGTAAAGCAACTTTTCTGTTTTGCTTTTTCATTCTGGAACAAGAAAGATAAAATGGTAAAAGAACGATTCTTCGGATTGAGTAACCCTCAGGGAAATCATGGTGAAGACATCAAAGAAATCTTTTATTACCTGGACAATACGCCTACCCACAGCTATATGAAAATGGTGTATAAATATCCGATTAATGAATTTCCTTACGATGATCTTGTTATAGAAAACGGAAAACGAAGCAAAAAGGAACCGGAATATGAGATTTTCGATACCGGAATTTTTGATAACGATGAATATTTTGATATTTTCATTGAATACTGTAAAGCCGATCACAACGATATCTTAGCCAGAGTCACCGTTTGTAATCGAAGCCAGCATGAGGCTCCTATTCTGGTAGCTCCCACAATCTGGTTCAGAAACAACTGGAAATGGGGATACAATACTTATAAAGGAGAGGTTAATGCGTCTCATGACGGAAGTATTAATATTGGTCATGACAGCATTTCGATCAAAAAGCTATATTCCCGAAACTCAAATGCACAAAGTGTATTTTGTGATAATGAAACCAATACTTCCAAACTTTACGGAGCTCCCAAAGCAGAGAATACTTATTTCAAAGATGGAATCAATAATTTTATTATTCATCAGGGAGATACTGTAAATCCTGAAAAAAGAGGAACAAAAGCTTCTTTTCTTATTGATGAAATTATTGATGCTGGGGAATCAAAAGTTTTTGAGTTCAGGTTGTCTCCTGACGAAATGGATGAACCTTTTGACAGTTTTGATCATATTTTCAATATCCGTCAAGCTGAAGCCGAAGAGTTTTATAACGATATTCAGAATGATACAGTAAATGAAGATGAAAGAAATGTTCAGCGACAGGCTTTTGCAGGGCTTCTTTGGAATAAACAGTTCTATCATTACAATATCGGAAAATGGTTGAAAGGAGATCCCAATTTTGAGGCTCCAAGAAATTTCAACGAATATGTAAGAAATACAGAATGGAATCATCTTCATAATAAGGATATCATTTCCATGCCTGATAAATGGGAGTATCCATGGTATGCTACGTGGGATCTGGCATTTCACTGCGTCCCTTTCTCCATTATAGATGCGGAATTCTCCAAAGGACAGCTTTTATTACTTACCAAAGAATGGTACATGCATCCTAACGGACAGCTTCCTGCTTATGAATGGAACATGAGCGATGTAAACCCGCCTGTACATGCCTGGTCTTGCTTCCGTGTTTTTAAGATTGATGAAAAAAACAATGGAAAGCCGGATTTATTATTTTTAGAAAAAGTCTTTCAGAAGTTGTTGCTGAATTTTACATGGTGGGTCAACAGAAAGGATAAAAATGGTAAAAATATTTTCGGAGGCGGCTTCCTTGGTCTAGATAATATTGGTGCTTTTGACCGGAATATGGAACTAAAGGACGGTCAGCATCTTGAGCAGGCAGACGGAACAAGCTGGATGGCGATGTATGCATTGAATATGATGCGTATTGCGATGGAACTTGCCCAATATTATCAGGTATATGAGGATATGGCGATCAAGTTTTTTGAACATTATCTTTATATCGCTGAAGCTATGGAAAACCTGGGTGAAGGAACAAAAGGCTTGTGGAATGAAGAAGACGGATTCTTCTATGATGTATTGCAGCTTGGAAACGGAGACAGTGTTTCTTTGAAATTAAGAAGTATTGTCGGCTTAATTCCTTTATTCGCAGTAGAAATTGTGGATCACAGGCTGTTGGAAAAGATGCCTAATTTCAAAACCAGAATGGAATGGATCCTAAAAAATAAGCCGGAACTCACCAAGCTCGTTTCTCATTGGGATGAGGAGGGACAAGGCAGAAAACATCTGATGAGTATTTTACGTAAAAACAGATTAACAAAGGTTCTTACAAGAATGCTTGATGAAAAAGAATTTCTAAGCTCTTACGGAATCCGTGCTATGTCTAAAGTATACGAAGAAAATCCTTTTGTATTCTCTGTGCATGGAGCCGAAAATATGGTATACTATACTCCTGCAGAAAGTGACAGCCGAATGTTTGGTGGAAACAGCAACTGGCGTGGGCCGATCTGGTTTCCTATCAATTTCCTGATTGTTGAAAGCCTGCAGCGTTTTCATTATTATTATGGAAACAGTCTTAAGGTAGAATTTCCAACAGGAAGCGGCGATAAAAGAAATCTTGATGAAGTCGCTCAGAATATCAGCAAAAGGCTCTGTTCAATATTTTTAAAGGATGAACATGGGCAAAGGGCTTTCAACGGAGGCAATCCAAAATTCAATTACGATGAGCATTTCAGAGATTATATCACCTTCTTTGAATATTTTCATGGTGATAACGGCCGTGGTGTAGGGGCTTCTCACCAGACAGGATGGACTGCCACTGTGGCGAAACTGATAAAACCAAGACTTACCTTTTAA